A DNA window from Coffea arabica cultivar ET-39 chromosome 6c, Coffea Arabica ET-39 HiFi, whole genome shotgun sequence contains the following coding sequences:
- the LOC113692434 gene encoding phosphatidylinositol 4-kinase gamma 1-like, protein MAVAVDQNHVFKPFRRPPRCKLPSYPQIDYAMLESKNTNLVKSIKDAFDFNSIHKSFSTPCLSISTMVEEEFDSNSRIEIIAGNGAPRVRALVVEVAIAMASGVNPEPVSTGLGGAYFIRSRNGDTIAVAKPVDEEPLALNNPKGFAGRMLGQPGMKRSIRVGETGIRELAAYLLDHGGFAGVPPTALVKMSQVKFNVNGPDSILTPPYKIASIQRFADHDSDAGDLGPSGFSVSSVHHIGILDIRLLNLDRHAGNILVRKGQEAYSGGVAELVPIDHGFCLPELLDDPYFEWLHWPQALVPFSESEIEYISSLDPFKDAELLKTMIPSIRESSIQILVLCTIFLKQAADSGMCLADIGEMMTREFNGGEENWSAFENLCMDAKSSLCGRITSDNGDQVEEDNEVFQFDDKKDGSSDFPESLESSPKPGKPAKILRFLSERLVTKLSDSELLLSKEEDSHQNDDNDNDYHNIVEESGTENGYAGSEHKLGGVFTRSMSFAGLNHSNDNGGISFGEMSNEEWELFLENFQKLLPEFLEARKCLCLSKQRLGTSCEF, encoded by the coding sequence ATGGCTGTTGCAGTTGATCAAAACCATGTCTTCAAGCCATTTCGCCGACCTCCAAGATGTAAACTCCCATCTTACCCTCAAATTGACTACGCTATGTTGGAATCTAAGAATACAAATCTCGTGAAATCAATCAAGGATGCCTTTGACTTCAACTCCATCCACAAAAGCTTCTCCACCCCATGCCTGTCTATTTCCACTATGGTGGAGGAAGAGTTTGATTCAAATTCAAGGATTGAAATTATTGCAGGAAATGGAGCTCCCAGGGTACGTGCTCTAGTAGTGGAGGTCGCGATAGCTATGGCCTCTGGTGTTAATCCCGAGCCGGTGTCAACTGGACTTGGGGGTGCCTACTTTATTAGGTCTAGAAATGGTGATACTATAGCTGTTGCAAAACCTGTAGATGAGGAACCTTTAGCCTTGAATAATCCTAAAGGCTTTGCAGGTCGGATGTTAGGCCAACCTGGCATGAAGCGCTCCATCAGGGTAGGTGAAACAGGCATCCGTGAATTGGCTGCTTATCTTCTTGATCATGGTGGCTTTGCTGGTGTCCCTCCAACCGCACTAGTTAAGATGTCTCAAGTCAAGTTTAACGTAAATGGTCCAGATTCGATCTTAACTCCACCTTATAAGATTGCCTCAATTCAGCGGTTTGCGGATCATGATTCTGATGCAGGGGATTTAGGCCCTTCTGGCTTCTCTGTCAGCTCTGTTCATCATATAGGAATATTGGATATAAGACTGCTTAATCTTGATAGGCATGCTGGGAACATTTTGGTGAGGAAAGGGCAAGAGGCTTATTCTGGTGGAGTAGCTGAGCTTGTGCCCATAGATCATGGATTCTGTTTACCTGAATTACTTGATGATCCATATTTTGAATGGTTGCATTGGCCACAGGCCTTAGTACCATTTTCAGAATCTGAAATAGAGTACATATCCAGCCTTGATCCATTCAAAGATGCAGAACTTCTGAAAACCATGATTCCATCAATTAGGGAGTCATCCATTCAGATTCTTGTTCTGTGTACCATATTCTTGAAGCAGGCTGCTGATTCTGGAATGTGCCTTGCTGATATTGGTGAAATGATGACTCGAGAGTTTAATGGAGGGGAAGAAAATTGGAGTGCATTTGAGAATCTCTGTATGGATGCGAAGAGTAGCCTGTGTGGAAGAATAACCTCTGATAATGGTGATCAGGTTGAAGAAGACAATGAAGTTTTCCAATTCGATGATAAAAAAGATGGCTCCTCAGATTTTCCTGAATCGTTAGAAAGCTCCCCTAAGCCAGGTAAGCCAGCAAAAATACTAAGGTTTTTGTCTGAAAGGTTAGTAACCAAATTAAGTGACTCAGAATTGCTCCTTTCAAAAGAGGAAGACAGCCACCAAAACGATGACAATGATAATGATTACCACAACATCGTGGAAGAGAGTGGAACAGAAAATGGTTATGCTGGTTCTGAACACAAGTTAGGCGGGGTATTCACGAGGAGCATGAGTTTTGCAGGACTCAATCACAGCAATGATAATGGAGGAATTTCTTTTGGAGAGATGAGTAATGAAGAATGGGAgttattcttggagaattttcaGAAGCTTTTGCCGGAGTTTTTGGAGGCAAGAAAGTGCCTGTGCTTGTCAAAGCAAAGGTTAGGAACTTCTTGTGAGTTCTGA